The DNA window TTGAGCACGATCGCGAAGCTATGCGTCCACGGGTTTGGTGATGGGGCAGCCCGGAGCTGTGCGATCCAGTCTGGAGAAACCTCAGCCTGATCTGCAGGACTCATTGCCTCAATTTGGGCGAGAACCTCTTCGGTCGATTGCAGCACTAGGCGGAGATGTACGGTCTCAAGTTCCATCGGATTAGACATGTTCTGGCTCTACCATGACTCTGGATACTCAGCGTGGGTTGGCAATCCTCCGCTAGGACATCCCCACGGCGCTCTCAATGCCCAGAAGATGTGATCGCTCGGAGTGATAGGCGGGGCTGTATCCAACGAGCCAGCCGGAATAGTCATGATCTTGCCATCGCGTGTTAGTCGTGGTACCGGGCACCCACAATGACTGCAAAACCATTTGCTGAAGCGCTTTGCTGTAGGAAGGTCATACTGGGTGATAGCTTCTTCCCCTGAAAGCCAGCGGAACTGACTGGGTTCAACAGTTAGATTGGTGGCGTGAGCTGTGCCCGTGCCTTTGCGACACCGTGAGCAGTGGCAATGAGCCATTTTCTGAAAGGGTGGGTTCACTTTAAATGTCACTGTTCCGCACAGGCAACCCCCGTGAATGCTGAATTGATTCATCTGCTCTCTCCGCTCGCCTAACATTCTGCTTCAACCGCCACAGATAACTTTTCGGACTTAACTGGCGTGCAAACAGATTATCAGCTAACTGGTAACTGGCACATACTCGTATTTTTTGTACCAAACCATAACTCCTCACGACTGCCTTATACCGCCAACCGTCGATCGCCGTACCACTGACTCAATTCCCAATCAATCTCATCCAGGATAGCGGTAGCTTCGCTGATGCCCTTTGCGCATACCGCCTCCCTGAGCGATTCTGCATCAGCCACCAACAATGCAAACACTGAGTCAATCCGTTGCTGAGCGGCATCAAAGTTTTCCTATATTAAGGATCAAGCAATTTTGTTCACTTACTGAGCCGACAATGCCAGACCCCTTTCTCCTGCACTTACCAACCACTGAAACCATTCCGGTCATCGCCAGTCTGCCTCACAGTGGATTGCTTATATCAAAGGAGATCACTGACACTCTAGAAGCTTCTCACCGGCACTATTTGCCCAATCAGGATTGGCATCTCGACAAACTCTATGATTTTCTGCCTCATTTAGGTGTTACCGTCTTGCAAGCCGTTTATAGCCGTTATGTGGTTGACCTCAATCGATCGCTTCAGGAACCGCTCTTTGGTAACTTTTGGCAATCGGTTGTTGCTGAAAAGACTGCGGTCAACACAGCGATTTATCGAACTCCGCCTTCAAGAGAAGAGGTTGAGCAACGAGTTGAGCAATACTATCGTCCCTATCATCGACAGCTTCAAGCTCTGCTAAACGAACAGCTTGAGCAATTTGGCAAGGTATACTTGCTGGATCTACACAGTTTTCTTGGATTGATCGAGGGTGAAATCTGTTTAGGGAACGGAAATAGTACAACTTGTTCTGAGCACTTCATTTCCGTCGTTGAGGCTGCCTTTTGCTCACAGAGTTATCAGGTGGTTCGCAATAAATCGTTTAGTGGTGGGTACATCACGCGGTACTACGGTCAGATGCCGCAAGTTGAGGCGTTACAAATTGAAGTTCGCTATCCGGTTTACCTGAATGCGAATCAATTGGATGGCACTTCTATCCCGGATTGGCAGGTGCCAGAGTTTGATGAGGCGAAGCACAAGTTTGAGTCCATCTTCGAGCAGATTAGCAAAACTCTAGTCGCTGCTTAGCTTCGCCGTTTGTCATAATTCTGAAACCCCAAATTAGGAGCACTTTCGTGGAAAGGGTACTCCCAACTTTAAGCAAATCAAAGCTCTCCTGCTGCAATCATCTGGATCAAACCCGGCAATACCCCACAACATTGAAGCTTGTGGCTCAACCAGCGAGATATTGTAGGGAGCCAGGGTTACGTAAACGGCTTTTGCCTGAGGGTTCACCTTACGATGGTACTCGGATAAAGCTTGGCTAGGATGCTTGCGTCCTTCCCAACTTTCATAGTCCGTCCAAAAGCAGAACACGTCTGCCTTGAACTTGTGCTTGATTGCCCAGTCATAGGCAACAGAAGCAGTCATTCCCCAAAGTTTGGGTTGCTGGCTTTGGCGATCGCATCGCTAAACGAATCCTGTGCTGTAATTTTCAGGTCACGGAAATCGGTAGCAGATCCCTGGATGACATAGTGTTATTCGACTTTTGTCGTTGCCAGTGCCATGAGCCTGCAATGACTGGAGTTTAGGGGCTAGGGGAGGTTCAAGACTTGGGGGATTCCCCTAACTTTGTTGTTGCCAGTTCACCCCTAACCCTTCACACAAACAAGTTGCTTCAGGATTGCCACCACCTCTACCAGGTCAGATTGGTTGGCCATCACCTGGTCGATCGGTTTGTAGGCTCCGGGAATTTCATCCAGCACCCCTTCATCCTTACGACACTTAATCCCCTGTGTTTGCTGGATCAGGTCTTTCAAGGTGAAGTTGAGCTTGGCTTTGTTGCGGGACATTAAGCGTCCCGCCCCATGAGAGCAAGAGCAGTAGCTTGCCACATTCCCCTTGCCCTTCACAATGTAAGACTTGGCTCCCATCGAACCCAGAATAATGCCATAGTCATTTTGCTGTGCGCGGACTGCCCCCTTACGAGTCACATACACTTCCTCACCGAAATGCACTTCTCGCTCAGCATAGTTGTGGTGGCAGTTAACGTTCAGGCAGGGAGTGAAGGGTTGATCGTTCGCCAAATGCTTTTCTAGCACTCGCTTGGATCGCGCCATCATCACTTCGCGGTTCACACGGGCATAGTTCTGTGCCCACTGCAAATCACGCCAGTACGCCTCAAACTCTGGGGTGCCCTGAACAAAGTG is part of the Trichocoleus sp. FACHB-46 genome and encodes:
- a CDS encoding GFA family protein; this translates as MNQFSIHGGCLCGTVTFKVNPPFQKMAHCHCSRCRKGTGTAHATNLTVEPSQFRWLSGEEAITQYDLPTAKRFSKWFCSHCGCPVPRLTRDGKIMTIPAGSLDTAPPITPSDHIFWALRAPWGCPSGGLPTHAEYPESW
- a CDS encoding N-formylglutamate amidohydrolase, encoding MPDPFLLHLPTTETIPVIASLPHSGLLISKEITDTLEASHRHYLPNQDWHLDKLYDFLPHLGVTVLQAVYSRYVVDLNRSLQEPLFGNFWQSVVAEKTAVNTAIYRTPPSREEVEQRVEQYYRPYHRQLQALLNEQLEQFGKVYLLDLHSFLGLIEGEICLGNGNSTTCSEHFISVVEAAFCSQSYQVVRNKSFSGGYITRYYGQMPQVEALQIEVRYPVYLNANQLDGTSIPDWQVPEFDEAKHKFESIFEQISKTLVAA